DNA from Massilia antarctica:
GCCGACGTTTTTTACCCCGCCATCGACAGCGCCACCGCTTCCGCCACCTTGATCCCGTCCACCGCCGCCGACAGAATCCCGCCCGCGTAGCCGGCGCCTTCGCCGGCCGGGAACAGGCCGCGCGTGTTCAGGCTTTGCAGGTTGTCGTCGCGGCGCTTGATGCGGATCGGCGATGAGGTGCGCGTTTCCACGCCGGTCAGCACCGCGTCTTCCTGATAGTAGCCGCGAATCTGCTTGTCGAACGCTGGAAACGCTTCGCGCATGGCGACGATGGCATAGTCGGGCAGGGCGCTGGCCAGGTCGGTCAGGTGCACCGCCGGCTTGAACGACGGGACCACCGAACCAAAGGCGGTCGAGGCGCGTCCCTTGACGAAGTCGCCCATCAGCTGCCCCGGCGCGTCGTAGGTGCCGCCGCCGAGCGCGAATGCGCCTTCTTCCAGCCTGCGCTGCAGGGCGATCCCGGCCAGCGGGTGGCCCGGGTTGTCGATATAGTCGGCCGGCGTGATGCCCACCACGATGGCGCTGTTGGCATTGCGCTCGTTGCGCGAGTACTGGCTCATGCCGTTGGTGACCACGCGCCCCGGCTCGGAAGCGGCGGCAACCACCGTGCCGCCCGGGCACATGCAAAAGCTGTACACCGAGCGGCCGTTGGCGGCGTGGTGCACCAGCTTATAGTCGGCCGCGCCGAGGATCTTGTTGCCGGCGTTCGGGCCGAAACGGCAGGCGTCGATCAGCGACTGCGGGTGCTCGACCCGGAAGCCCACCGAAAACGGCTTCGCTTCAATGTAGACGCCACGTTCGTACAGCATCTCGAAGGTGTCGCGCGCGCTGTGGCCGATGGCCAGCACCACGTGGCGCGTGGGGATATGCTCGCCGCTGGCCAAGGTCACGCCGCGGATCTGGCGCGCCTCTCCTGCGCCCTCGACCTCGATATCGCTGACCTTGCTCTCGAAACGGTATTCGCCGCCCAGCGCGATGATATTTTCGCGCATCTGTTCGACCATCTTGACCAGGCGGAAGGTGCCGATGTGCGGTTTGCTCACGTACATGATCTCGTCCGGCGCGCCGGCCTTGACGAACTCGGTCAGCACCTTGCGGCCGTAATGCTTGGGATCCT
Protein-coding regions in this window:
- a CDS encoding NAD(P)/FAD-dependent oxidoreductase, with the translated sequence MLRINELKLPLDHADVDLREAILARLGIAGADLLGFSVFKRSYDARKRSAIVLIYAIDAEVRDEAAVLARLKHDAHVLPAPDTGYTFVAGGEQLQGHDRNERPVVIGTGPCGLFAALILAQMGLRPLILERGKVVRERTVDTFGFWRKRELNPESNVQYGEGGAGTFSDGKLYSQIKDPKHYGRKVLTEFVKAGAPDEIMYVSKPHIGTFRLVKMVEQMRENIIALGGEYRFESKVSDIEVEGAGEARQIRGVTLASGEHIPTRHVVLAIGHSARDTFEMLYERGVYIEAKPFSVGFRVEHPQSLIDACRFGPNAGNKILGAADYKLVHHAANGRSVYSFCMCPGGTVVAAASEPGRVVTNGMSQYSRNERNANSAIVVGITPADYIDNPGHPLAGIALQRRLEEGAFALGGGTYDAPGQLMGDFVKGRASTAFGSVVPSFKPAVHLTDLASALPDYAIVAMREAFPAFDKQIRGYYQEDAVLTGVETRTSSPIRIKRRDDNLQSLNTRGLFPAGEGAGYAGGILSAAVDGIKVAEAVALSMAG